In Dermacentor andersoni chromosome 4, qqDerAnde1_hic_scaffold, whole genome shotgun sequence, the following proteins share a genomic window:
- the LOC140217194 gene encoding uncharacterized protein, producing MSSSARAVSAAASGRGNRSSVAPPGYRYVLPTLPSGETMKECLFLHCDVAGRPYRLEDFRDPLQELGVLKDVTGIGPFQMTHVWLIKLRTPEVKEVLVRAGGLEVKGRFCAVIDPVQQDITLKVHWVPFHVTGEALKKAFDHYGEVKEVRQEDWKVRGFEQAESTTRIVRMTLRENLTPDALPHLFKIFGGSVLVVVPGRAPICLRCRRKGHIRRDCRVPRCSECREFGHEAHDCVRTYARVTGSTQPDDEGLELMEEEVTEKPTASSETPVQQVASVTKKVATPSASTQDATAGRKQRERRRNEEEKTPPAPAETDHGCDAFNVEMDAEPETPYETPDEMVTEEPAVPSKRHRSDAPEEETPADSVQRLEPQWMVVRSTRAKKGKSAPPQRSASLTREGQATQ from the coding sequence ATGTCGAGCTCTGCAAGAGCGGTTTCAGCGGCCGCGTCTGGCCGTGGTAACAGGTCTTCTGTCGCCCCACCGGGCTATCGGTATGTACTACCGACTTTGCCATCAGGCGAAACTATGAAGGAGTGTCTGTTCTTACATTGTGACGTTGCCGGGAGACCATACCGCCTCGAAGACTTCCGTGACCCGCTGCAAGAACTCGGTGTACTGAAAGACGTGACCGGTATTGGGCCCTTCCAAATGACGCATGTGTGGCTCATCAAGCTACGAACTCCAGAGGTGAAGGAAGTGCTGGTTAGAGCGGGAGGCCTGGAGGTAAAAGGGCGCTTTTGCGCCGTCATTGACCCAGTGCAACAAGACATCACACTCAAAGTGCACTGGGTTCCATTCCACGTTACCGGGGAAGCATTGAAGAAGGCTTTCGACCACTATGGCGAAGTGAAAGAAGTAAGACAAGAAGATTGGAAGGTGAGGGGCTTCGAACAAGCTGAGTCTACCACGCGTATTGTGCGGATGACGCTCCGAGAGAACTTAACACCGGACGCTCTGCCCCATTTGTTCAAGATATTTGGTGGCTCTGTGCTGGTTGTCGTTCCCGGGAGAGCTCCGATTTGCCTACGGTGTCGACGCAAAGGACACATTAGAAGGGACTGCAGAGTGCCAAGGTGTTCTGAGTGCCGGGAATTCGGCCATGAAGCACATGATTGCGTACGTACGTATGCAAGAGTTACTGGCAGCACGCAACCCGACGACGAAGGTCTCGAATTGATGGAAGAGGAGGTAACGGAGAAACCGACAGCGTCCTCGGAAACGCCGGTTCAACAGGTGGCAAGTGTCACAAAAAAGGTGGCAACGCCATCCGCGTCGACACAGGACGCCACAGCAGGAAGAAagcaaagagaaagaagaaggaatGAAGAAGAGAAGACACCGCCTGCGCCCGCAGAAACGGATCACGGGTGTGACGCGTTTAACGTGGAGATGGACGCGGAGCCAGAGACGCCATATGAGACGCCGGATGAGATGGTCACTGAGGAGCCAGCCGTGCCTTCCAAGAGGCACCGAAGCGATGCTCCAGAAGAGGAGACGCCGGCTGACAGTGTTCAGCGCCTGGAGCCGCAGTGGATGGTGGTCCGGTCGACCCGGGCCAAGAAAGGGAAGTCCGCCCCACCTCAACGGTCAGCGTCGCTCACCCGAGAAGGGCAGGCGACGCAGTGA